One Pectinophora gossypiella chromosome 25, ilPecGoss1.1, whole genome shotgun sequence DNA window includes the following coding sequences:
- the LOC126378064 gene encoding zinc finger protein 616-like yields the protein MKENTLRYSVTMDTSNCSLPINVKTETDTINEEEVTPIDTNNEEIQEIKPEIDIQQTEIDTVQTDNPFGNVQLVVKQETSINEHEHLNIIPDKPLDNIENINSDVNLADSLHVDVKAEKSDDSLVTYDYPNFDDAGSMDSNEATALGNVETCLQEEINIKCENDVHDEEIPKEDFDPTIKIESEVTLPETDLTSNPIIPDVDPNVGPKYSFVMKIPADVIHSIDEMVANGDPYAEDADAFHDDTCTGDPEYDDNVDSKMNLEPYHLNSITGNGPTLLEAHEKTNDFQLNSITGNVLSLDEEAYGLLVKNYKDDGLKYAKKQYPCTKCPKVYNLKHSLLTHMKVHRTIDNYRNGWIKGLKTKRANIEKRLKMMEEKDNDTQKKHKDTKVSKTRTTRRQKDESKEGYLCTCGNAFQRRSRMETCLRSHDLFETNSNCESCMTCSKKFRSKEELSLHRKRMHRKKFPCKFCPTDYDTRKELFKHLQIHQKVQLMEYKVIEQVVKGKQKLRCFMCSKSWTELSELKTHVLTDHKGPYVCPHCKNTFPKIIDFGNHTKTYHPEVEGQSVLDVLEAFSRLVQEWKCDECNLQFLEPDKFALHQIEKHSPELKAQRQYQCPDCRRVFVSQKGLTSHRRIHHSVETLEETKVQEMGIMCLECRKICKDMTALTSHMRFHSPERKYPCKFCDFRFATPEKRKTHAEIHTGDMKYVCFICEYQCTSENRLQKHKMSLKHANMKEYLLTGKPLVEPSTSEEKGKEKKECSAKKRKKTENGRNKNGDSSSDSAEVACDVCGDKFASETEMLEHKQTHPFIEFANDDKPSRIFFK from the exons ATGAAAGAAAATACACTTCGTTACTCAG TCACAATGGACACATCAAACTGTAGCCTCCCGATTAATGTTAAAACAGAAACTGATACAATAAACGAAGAAGAAGTGACCCCTATTGATACAAATAATGAAGAAATCCAAGAAATAAAACCCGAAATAGACATTCAACAAACTGAAATTGACACGGTTCAAACTGACAATCCGTTTGGAAATGTCCAACTAGTTGTTAAACAAGAAACAAGTATTAATGAACACGAACACCTAAATATAATACCTGATAAACCATTAGACAACATAGAAAATATAAATTCGGATGTAAATCTAGCAGACTCTTTACATGTTGACGTAAAAGCAGAGAAAAGTGATGATTCATTAGTGACATATGATTATCCTAATTTCGATGATGCAGGGAGTATGGACAGCAATGAAGCCACTGCCTTGGGTAATGTGGAGACTTGCTTGCAAGAAGAAATCAATATTAAATGTGAAAATGATGTTCACGATGAG gAAATTCCAAAGGAAGACTTTGATCCGACCATCAAAATTGAGTCTGAAGTGACACTGCCTGAAACAGATCTGACATCAAACCCAATAATTCCCGATGTAGATCCTAATGTTGGACCAAAGTACTCATTTGTTATGAAAATACCAGCAGATGTCATTCATAGCATTGACGAGATGGTAGCGAATGGTGACCCCTATGCAGAAGATGCAGACGCTTTTCATGATGATACATGCACTGGCGATCCAGAGTACGATGATAATGTGGACTCGAAAATGAACCTGGAACCATATCACCTAAATTCAATTACAGGAAATGGACCAACCCTATTAGAAGCACATGAAAAGACCAATGATTTTCAACTCAATTCCATCACTGGTAATGTTCTGTCTTTAGATGAAGAAGCATATGGTTTACTGGTTAAAAATTACAAGGATGATGGACTAAAGTATGCTAAAAAACAATATCCATGTACAAAGTGTCCAAAAGTGTATAATCTAAAACACAGTTTATTAACACACATGAAAGTCCATAGGACGATTGATAATTATCGAAACGGTTGGATTAAAGGGCTCAAGACGAAAAGAGCAAACATCGAAAAGAGACTGAAGATGATGGAGGAAAAGGATAATGATacacaaaagaaacataaagaTACAAAAGTTTCGAAAACTCGGACCACAAGAAGACAAAAAGATGAAAGCAAAGAAGGGTACTTATGCACTTGTGGGAACGCTTTTCAGCGCCGCAGTAGAATGGAGACTTGTCTGCGATCGCACGACCTGTTTGAGACAAATTCTAACTGTGAGTCATGTATGACTTGTTCCAAAAAGTTCAGAAGTAAAGAAGAATTATCGTTGCACAGAAAAAGAATGCATCGCaaaaaatttccttgcaagtTTTGTCCGACCGATTACGACACGCGAAAAGAACTATTCAAACATTTGCAGATACATCAAAAGGTTCAACTTATGGAGTACAAAGTTATAGAACAAGTTGTAAAAGGGAAGCAGAAGCTACGATGTTTTATGTGCTCCAAATCTTGGACCGAATTGTCAGAATTGAAAACGCATGTGCTGACTGATCATAAAGGGCCTTATGTGTGTCCGCATTGTAAGAATACGTTTCCCAAAATCATTGATTTCGGGAACCACACAAAGACATACCATCCCGAAGTAGAGGGTCAGTCTGTTCTGGACGTGTTAGAAGCATTTTCAAGGCTGGTCCAGGAGTGGAAATGCGACGAATGTAACTTACAGTTCCTAGAACCTGACAAATTTGCGTTACATCAAATTGAAAAACACAGTCCAGAATTAAAAGCGCAAAGACAATACCAGTGTCCTGATTGTCGTAGAGTATTCGTCAGTCAGAAGGGGCTAACGTCACATAGACGAATACATCACAGTGTAGAAACTTTAGAAGAGACGAAAGTCCAGGAAATGGGGATCATGTGTTTGGAATGTCGAAAAATTTGCAAGGACATGACGGCTTTGACGTCACACATGAGGTTTCATTCCCCGGAGCGCAAGTATCCTTGCAAATTCTGCGATTTTCGCTTCGCAACGCCTGAAAAAAGGAAAACTCATGCGGAAATTCACACCGGGGACATGAAATACGTGTGTTTCATTTGTGAATATCAGTGCACCTCAGAAAATAGGTTGCAGAAGCATAAAATGTCCTTGAAACATGCAAATATGAAAGAGTACTTATTGACTGGGAAGCCTTTGGTAGAACCGTCGACTTCTGAAGAGAAAGGGAAGGAGAAAAAGGAGTGTAGTGcgaaaaagagaaagaaaaccGAAAATGGTAGGAATAAAAATGGTGATTCTAGTTCGGATAGTGCAGAAGTGGCGTGTGATGTGTGCGGGGACAAATTCGCGAGTGAAACTGAAATGTTAGAACACAAACAGACGCATCCGTTTATAGAATTTGCTAACGATGATAAGCCTAGTAGGATCTTCTTCAAATAA
- the LOC126378097 gene encoding zinc finger protein 62-like, translated as MANSVNVKNVVKHLVNGTFEENLCRVCLLPLGEFCENIFTKISKHDDDYCVADALETVCQIKFSGSDRYNVCYDCFVMASTAYRFFLLTKRSNEILNYYVKELERNIYSVEVPENPLDDNNLCIPLTECVPMVQNFNFDIEDLKHYKVSFDEEDSNIQPIVLQEQNEKPLSETILVKEDLSNVDDAKIVVVIEEDGKKTFYKLQDGTTELFSDKMKHSEMTSVNSVSKVRRKRDPMTFRKCSQCPVQYRFLGKLKMHMKTEHNMDLFVCKVCKAIMEDEQEFNRHLKSHMDVHRCNICDTVFKKRDTIIAHLKWHEEMKNMSKLDGAHVCELCGYILPNEDQLKEHYDKKHDKKYTCFYCGKMYKGELSFEMHIKKHEMHKKSDKKRKNPEQGKEQKEPEDKNSKKRTMCPTCGGKFVDERSLMWHSMLHTNERPYSCDVCGRGFVSLNRRNQHMLCAHTMPTKRCPLCSALFHLRSMVNTHIKKVHLKAHKRRNRTSKHQNVCWRTEAVPIQELSVSIQNEILEMQTGDKTQDQIDWTQKIV; from the exons ATGGCGAATTCAGTCAATGTGAAGAACGTTGTGAAACATCTAGTAAACGGCACGTTTGAAGAAAATCTGTGCCGGGTTTGTTTGTTGCCACTTGGAGAGTTTtgtgaaaatatatttactaaaatatccaagcatgatgatgattattgtgTCGCCGATGCCTTGGAAACGGTGTGTCAGATAAAA TTTTCAGGGTCTGATAGGTATAATGTCTGCTATGATTGTTTCGTAATGGCATCAACAGCTTATAGATTTTTCTTGCTAACCAAGCGCAGTAATGAAATTCTAAACTATTATGTCAAAGAGTTGGAAAGGAATATTTACTCCGTGGAAGTTCCAGAAAACCCATTGGACGACAATAATCTTTGTATTCCATTGACTGAATGTGTACCAATGGTACAGAACTTTAATTTTGATATAGAAGATTTGAAACATTATAAGGTAAGCTTTGACGAAGAAGATAGTAATATTCAACCAATTGTCCTTCAAGAACAAAATGAAAAGCCTTTATCAGAAACGATACTTGTCAAAGAAGATTTATCAAACGTTGATGATGCTAAAATTGTAGTGGTAATTGAGGAAGATGGTAAAAAGACATTCTATAAATTGCAAGATGGCACAACTGAGTTATTTTCAGATAAGATGAAACATTCTGAAATGACTTCTGTTAACAGTGTGTCAAAAGTACGGAGGAAAAGAGACCCTATGACATTTAGGAAGTGCAGCCAATGTCCTGTACAATATAGGTTCTTGGGGAAACTAAAGATGCACATGAAAACAGAGCATAATATGGATTTGTTTGTTTGCAAG GTCTGTAAAGCAATAATGGAAGATGAGCAAGAATTCAACCGGCATCTCAAGAGTCATATGGATGTGCATCGCTGTAACATTTGCGATACGGTCTTTAAGAAACGAGACACAATTATTGCCCATCTCAAATGGCACGAGGAGATGAAGAACATGAGTAAATTAGACGGGGCACATGTTTGTGAACTGTGCGGTTATATATTACCGAATGAGGATCAGTTAAAAGAGCATTATGACAAGAagcatgataaaaaatatacatgttTCTATTGTGGAAAAATGTACAAAGGGGAACTGAGCTTTGAAATGCATATAAAGAAACATGAGATGCATAAGAAATCAGACAAAAa ACGCAAGAACCCCGAGCAAGGAAAAGAACAGAAGGAGCCAGAAGACAAGAACTCTAAAAAGCGCACCATGTGTCCGACGTGTGGAGGCAAGTTTGTGGACGAGCGCTCTTTGATGTGGCACTCCATGCTGCATACCAACGAGAGACCTTACTCCTGTgat GTATGCGGGCGTGGGTTCGTGTCATTAAACCGTCGCAACCAGCACATGCTCTGCGCCCACACGATGCCCACCAAACGCTGCCCGCTCTGCTCTGCGTTGTTCCATCTCCGGTCTATGGTCAACACGCATATTAAGaag GTGCACCTAAAAGCCCACAAACGTCGCAATCGCACCAGCAAGCACCAGAACGTGTGTTGGCGCACCGAAGCCGTGCCTATCCAGGAGCTGAGCGTCTCCATACAGAACGAGATCCTTGAGATGCAGACTGGAGACAAGACTCAAGATCAAATCGACTGG ACGCAGAAAATCGTATAG